A region of the Bacteroidales bacterium genome:
TCAAAACAAAAGCCCTGCTTTGGGTTAAGTTTGAAGCCGGTTTTCCGGCCAGGTTGACTTCCAGGTTCAGGTTAAGGGGCTCTCCTGGTGCGGTTTTTCCACCGACGGAAGTTGAGTAGTCTACATACTCATCGTTTACCATGCAGGTGGTGGTGAAGCTTATTCCTCTTCTTCCGCTAAAGCTGACCTGCCAGTCGCCGCCCATGGACGCGCCTCTTGATTCTACTTCTATCTCGTTGGCGAAAAATCTGATATGAGATCCGGAGTATTCTATTTTGTCACTAAATGATTTGCCATCTTTACGGATATTCATCTTCAGACCATCCATATCGCGTGGATTACCAACAGCTTTGATCAGTATCTTGTCGGCTGTATTATTCACTGTGAATGTTTCTGCCGAGTGCCTTTCAATAATAATATCAGACAGGGTGGTTCTTCTTTTATCAACAATTGCCGGACTGAAACCGGAGAGGGCAGAAACGAAAGCCTGATCAAACAGGTTATCGAGCTCTGAATGCAGATCCGCGGTAGTGTTCAAATGAAGATGAGAACCGGAATTGGGGCCTACAGTAGCTATATCCTGCATTAGTGATGATAGAGCATTACCTCCAATGGCCAGCGTATGGATTTTCATTTGCCGGGGTGGGCTGCTTAAATCAAGAGAGCCCGAAGGCCAGCCGGTTCCGTCGGGATATTCGTTATGGTCTGTAATTACTTTTGATCCCATCATATCATAGGATGGTTCCCGGTTTTGAATGCCATCGCTGAAGACAATGATGTTTCTTTCCTCCACCTCGTTGCTGAATTCATTGGCTGCGGCAAAAATTCCCCCACCCAGAGCAGTAAAACCGGAAGGAGATTTTGCACCCATATCCTCCTTAATAGATCCACTACCTTTCAATGGAATGGGTGGTGGACAATCTGTAAACTTATGAAGACCAGCACCGCCATCTTTTATAAAGTCATTTCTGGTATCATCGAAGTATACCACCCCAATACGATCGTCTATTACACCCCACTTCCGGTATTTCTTTAAAAAGAATCGAACACTACTATCCAGAACACTATACTTAGTTAATGAGCCTTCGGGTACACTCTGAGCCATGCTTCCCGATTTATCCAGAACAAGCATGATATCTGCAGGAGGACGGTCAGCAAAAACACCAATTTTAATTACTGCATCATCAATTAAGTTATTTTCATTATCATAGGCCCCTATCCTGGTTGAATCAATACCTAGCTCCGTGGGAGTACCACTGATTTCACCAGTAGGGTTATCTAAATTGATGCCATCTATATTAATCGATTCACCGGGCATTGGATACCATCCGCTGACCTCAACATCAGCATTTAGTGATTTTGGTGTTAGGGGCTGTCCTTTGGTGCCCGTCATAAAACATTGAGGTGCCTCATCCGAAGTAATTTGTTGACTATGAGCCGGAAGTGATTTACCAATTAACAATGAAAAAAAGATAAGCAACGCTAGATAGGGCGTTCTTCGTTTAATTACTTTTTTTTGTTTTTTCATAATTCATAATTTTAGGGGTTTGATAATTTTTGTCTGGTTTTATTTTAATGTATGACATTTATTAATTAACCTTTGCTAATTCCACTTCACGAAAATCACCTGTTTCATCCAGGGAAAACTGACAATCTGATAGCTCCAGGGCAAATTGTCCAGCAAAATGTCGATGGTATCCTGTTCGACATTCAGCTTCCATCCATTATCCACTTTGCTCAGCTTTCCCGGCCGCTGAAGAAATCCTTCACGCAGTCCTTGTGGAGTTGTATTTTTCAAAGCACCCCAGTTTTCAATTACAGCATGAAGCAATTTGTCGCATTCCCTGAGCTCGGCATCTTTCAGTTCAACATTTTTTGGCACAGGCATCTCAATGGGCAGCCCGAGCATCACTTTGTTAAAAACCAGTTCCGGCTCTTCCGGCCATTTGTCATTATTTGCCAGGTAGTGAAGCAGAAATGCCGCCCTGATTTGGGCTTGCCTGTTGATAAATTGATTTTCACGCACCAACCCCAATTCTTCGAACAATATTTGAAGATACGGGGTCAATAGAACCAGTCCTGAATTATCAATGTAATGATATTCTTTTTTTTCACTTTTTTCCTGATCATCATGGAAAAGGTTTTTGATATTTTCAATTGATGACGAATCCGATTTTCCAGCATGATCAGCCTGGCTTTGGTATTCATTGTTTTCTCCCGGCCATTTGGAATGGGGGTCTGAATTTTTTGTTTTATTATCCCCTGGCTGACGGATAATGGTGTCACTTTTATCTGTAGACGCTCTTTTGTCTTCGGATGTTCCTTCATCCGGCCATTCTGATTCCTTTTCCAGAAGATTCATCAGTTGTCCCGTGAAAATATCCTTGTTAGGGGAGGATTGACCCTGCCATTTTTCTATTATTCTTTTGATTGTCTCTTTTGTTGCTTTGTCCTGGCTTATGAGAAAGTCCCTATACCATCGGGTCAATAAAGATTGGATCAGGTCTTGCCTGTTTGTGCCATTATATTCAGTCTCTTCTAAAAAGACAACCATCATTTTTTCTACAAATGAAGT
Encoded here:
- a CDS encoding VWA domain-containing protein; this translates as MKKQKKVIKRRTPYLALLIFFSLLIGKSLPAHSQQITSDEAPQCFMTGTKGQPLTPKSLNADVEVSGWYPMPGESINIDGINLDNPTGEISGTPTELGIDSTRIGAYDNENNLIDDAVIKIGVFADRPPADIMLVLDKSGSMAQSVPEGSLTKYSVLDSSVRFFLKKYRKWGVIDDRIGVVYFDDTRNDFIKDGGAGLHKFTDCPPPIPLKGSGSIKEDMGAKSPSGFTALGGGIFAAANEFSNEVEERNIIVFSDGIQNREPSYDMMGSKVITDHNEYPDGTGWPSGSLDLSSPPRQMKIHTLAIGGNALSSLMQDIATVGPNSGSHLHLNTTADLHSELDNLFDQAFVSALSGFSPAIVDKRRTTLSDIIIERHSAETFTVNNTADKILIKAVGNPRDMDGLKMNIRKDGKSFSDKIEYSGSHIRFFANEIEVESRGASMGGDWQVSFSGRRGISFTTTCMVNDEYVDYSTSVGGKTAPGEPLNLNLEVNLAGKPASNLTQSRAFVL